AAACTTTGATTGACGGAACTCGGTCCAAATTACCGCATACGCGATCGAGTGCCCTTACGTgtgaatgaaatttcatctctTATTTAATGGAAACCTTTCgagtcgacacagtccgagttaaggacgtgggagtgggcgacgaatgcgcatgtaactcTACGGATCAGTGTtacatgagaagacgaggctattactgaaaggaagtaagaaggaggtcagtataacttttggtatcataatagGACACCTAGGTCCACGaggtagggcatgtggggaagatgatgagacgttggagcatttccaatgtcattgcacggctttcgcggctgaaagacaccggtacttaggtgggaacacaataccagacatgaaccaaattaggggaatggaatggaaaacaataaaagattttgtaagtagcacgaaattcctaacttaaaattgtttttcttactttttagtgtttagagcgcacaacaagcctattacttaggcttaggagtatgtcctaagtggcatggggcggattaatatccgcaccctcttttcaacctaacctaatggaaTACAGGCCATAATACCTCTCTGCATGTGGAGATCCTGGCGACCGCAGAGTGAGTGAAGAAGTATGGTGTTAGCGCAAGGACTTCGAATGTGAAGATCGTTACAGACAATAAACTGACTCTCAGGGCTAttaaaaccaggacggtaagaccacgaatagtcttggagtgtaaggcgCCTTCCTTGGCGATAGCACGATCCACAtattttgggtgccgggccattgcatgctaaggaggaatgaaaggcCAACAATTTGGCCTTGAAGGAGAacatgcaaaacgtggagccttccaTCTGCTctaccaaagctatgccccgctggtcgttgcctaggggagaatgccatgaaatgttatgcgcattaaagtctcttagaaccagacgattatggccagatggtagcccacttatgtcgggcttgtaagcctGGCTTTCTATTGGGACACAGCCACCAACCGACGGTTACACGTTGCATAgttctatctcggcagtaccgggcCTGACTGCTAGCCTCACGCaatccatgtaggggtcactagcgccaggtaCAGGAGAGAATAGTTTATCCTGCaaggaatggtgtatcacaaaggccaatcccccatctccattccttaagcgatccttacgtaacacgttgtatccgtgacaactgtgcaagctgttGGTGTTGGTCTGCTTTGCCTCCTGGATTACTGCAACCAATATAtttttccgactcataaaattcaCTTTCTCGTCGCTCTTGCCTCGGGAGCGTTGcaatttaattgcaaaaatgatacacttcccgacACTGACCTGGAAATGTTGggactgggatgctgctgttgcgtatattgtcgCACGTAAAAGGTCGGGAGAGGTCACATGGTCTGATGACGagaacgcagaaggcgacgactacgcttgtgacccactactGACTATGTTCGCACATCACCTTGCAACATAGTtaaaaacacatgtttttcgcgataaatttttgaaacactacaaaaatttcaatgataacataatccttttataaaaataaattcataaGTTATGGGAGAATGTTCTACTGAataaaatcagcaagtttttttttgcttaaaaatctattatctaaaaaaagaaaTCACGAAAAAAGTTCGCGTACATAATACCAGCCTTTACAGAAAACAAGTCCCATTATTAAATAATGCAAACACCCCATTATTTTTATCGATATCAATCTACCAGTTTAGTTTGCTTATCGTAACAGTGTCATCACTAAccacaacaaattataaagtggaaaaatataaagttaaaaaaatgccTCCAGCGGATAATAATGAGTAAATATGCTATATATTCTAATTGCTCAAGTTCTCATATACCCTTCTTGATCACAGCATTAAAATCATGAACCGATCCATTGTTTGTGAAGACAGTACGCTACGTGGTGACATCACCATATCGCAAGGATGTGTCATACACCCAAGTGCGTCCATTCTGGCCGAGGCAGGTCCTATAATATTGGGAGAAAATTGTAtagtggaagaatatgcaacAATAGCCTATCGCTTAACTGATGAGCAGAAACGCTTGAAAGAAGCTGGAAATCTAGAACCTCTTCCACCACTGGTCATTGGTTCCAATAATGTTTTTGAAGTTGGCTGTGTTGTGGAAGCTCAGAAAATAGGCGATAAAAATGTATTCGAATGCAAAAGTTACGTCGGACCAGAAATTACTGTCGGCAATGGATGTATTGTGGGTGCGGCTGTTCGTTTAAAATGCAAGCAACAATTAGCGGAGAGCACAGTAATATATGGACGTGACTGTTCACAACGAGAGGCAATTGATAAATATGCAGTAAGTTGCAATACAAAATGTACTGGATTTGTGCATGATATAGGATGGACATGATTAAGCATGTTAAGACCGAAAAAAGTCCTTAAGTGTTGACAGTCTGCAATTAGATTCACTTGTGCCACCTTTAGTCCATTCTAAAAGTCAGATCGTGCAAATGTTTACATTCGCTAATTCAGAGAAGTCCTCACAACAACGGAACTAAAGTGTAACTTCTGCCTGCAGGTACAAAACACACTCACATCCCGCTTTAGAGATTTCTCTTCCTTGAGGTACTCGCTGCTTGAGCCAAACCATTTTCATTTTGCGAACTTTCGATCTGTCAGCGTATTTTCCatttagacagtgatctgtaaTGAAAGTTGAGATGAGACAATGGTATCAAAGCAAAAGGCTTCTTTAAGTTTAGATAGGGCCACATAAGCTTGGAGCGTTCACAGTCATAATTTTTATTCTGATCATTGTTcttatcaaaaaatttgtttacttgTGACAGAAGCCATACCGATTCCATTTCACCTGCAATGTTTGAGGTAcacccaaaacaaaacaaaattgcaaacaatttttcaattaaaatttttattgaaattaaaatcaattaaaaaaattaattgatttaaccattttttaattgaatatgtttTCTTTTTCAACTACAGtggttattgaaatttttgaatcgaaaatttttcaattacttttttaaacACAGTGATTCATATTTTCATTATCGTGATTGAAGCtgtttcaatcaaaaaattaattggatcaattactttcgtgattgaaaattatttgttgttgtagcagtgtgatgtacactgaggcggcagccattgccgatggagaactccatcgggtcaatccggtacgtacaaccggctgctggGATTGAAACTGATTTGCAGTCTTGCAAGCTAATATGCTCCGGTATATCTCTGTGGACCGCCATCCACTACAGgataattttgaactgtttagctaTCTTCTGGTTTCCTGATCTGATACTGAGACATGTGTCTATAAAATTCTTCAGAGTCTAAGGCATAACAGCCTAATTGgaagaaaatctttcgctttcgtcAGATACGGGTTTCCTACTTTTTGTATGCAATTGACCTTAGTGTCCCCccatgttgttgctgtagcctcATTTTcattaactcgccttgccatatcgaacatcataggtactcagtatttatgcaaggaCCGGTGTCGCCCAGCCTCCCGCTAAgaatctccgctcgataccgctgattgtccgcgactgccgctgcatctactccatatggagcatttcactctccgcaacctgtggaagcgcccggtagctcgcagctaagcttctcgtgactgcGATGAAAAccttaaagttccagcctgtgtggtgctcacagctatcccgttccGTGTCCACCCATTCCTCAGATATGAACTATATGCTGACAGAAGTAGATAAACGCTGGCTGAGCAAGTGAGTCGGCATAGCGGATACAGCTTATAATTTAACTGGTGCTACCTTTCCGAACCATCATAAATATATTACATGCACAGTCCCGGTACATTTGAATAACTCAACTTCAATTACTATcccattttttattttgccttCCAGTATCAAACGCTACAAATCGATTTCCTTCGAAAAGTATTGCCGAATTACCATCATTTGCGCAAACCAAATCAAGATACCAAAAAGGCTCGCTCAGTGGTTTAACGACATAATTGTTTTCTACATatatttatgaaattatttATACGCTAgttaataaaaatttcctaGTTTTCTTATGTTGCTGGAACTTTGAATTGTTTTATTTCGTTTTCAAATGTATAAATGGTATGATCACATAACTTTTCCAAGTCTTCGAGTCCACGCTTTAGTATATCTATTGCACGGCCCTGCGAAGACTGTATGCGAAAATGTAGTTTGTTTTCTGTGGGATGAGGTATGGTGTAACCGCAAAAATCAACATCAGGGTAACGACTGATTATTGTCTTCAATGCATTTCCCAAAGTGTGTCCCTCATCTTGGAAAACGAAAGTACGAGATCCTTCGCCATTGTTTTCATCTCCAGCAACCTGAATAAAATAACATTTACTTAAGCATACATGTATATTTGATGCAATATGAAATCTACCTCAGCCAAAGCACCCATTCTTCAGGTGTATGCTCTTTTGTTAATGTCTCGTTATAAAAACTTCTAAAACGTTCAAAGGATAAAATGTGTGACACAATTTTCCATCCAATAGTAACAGTTCCAACGTGCTTTTGTTTACATTGTCTTATTAGAGATGGCAAAGTAATAGCTGCTTCTTCTTGATTGCAATATCATTCACAAAAGAGTTTTgtttaatataaatataaatggtATTGTCCGCAATAAAAGTTTAATACTATTGCTTAAATAATAATACTTTCAAACTTTTTTAGGTTTACgtatacatttttgttttaaaactttttttacaaaataatgtGAGCCGCTGAATTTACAATCGATAACACGCCAACTAACGCTATTGATTATCGATATCAAACATCAACAGCTGATTGTATAAACACTTGCATGGGGATATTTATTTcgtaatatttcaatatttctaaaagcaaaaatcttaatattaaaaaaatatggctCAAAGCAGATTAGAGAAGATTGGAACAATTTTCACCAGGTATGACGGAACGTCTGTATTCGTGCCAATATTCTGAGATCAATTTTTCATTTAGAGTTTCTGGTTTGTTGCGTTCCGGTGCCATGAAACCCGAAGACAAACCAATTTGGTATGATGTTTATGCAGCATTTCCTCCAAAGGTGGAACCTCGTTTTGATAGACCAGCTCCTCAAATagccataaagaatatattttatGAGGAAGATAAAGTCAGAGCGTAAGTACAGCCAGTTTTATTATTGGACCTCATATCTTTCTTATGTCAAAGTTTAAAGGACCGGGTAtagattgttggaagtcttggCAGAAGtcatcacgcaaaatttcagacaattgtgctctctagaggctttagattTATTgacgggatatcggtttaaatgggagttatcaagttatgaattttgttggaactcgtacaaaatttcagatcgaTCAGATAAAAttccgctctctagaggcttaagaagtaaaattgggagatgggattataggggagctatatctaaacttaaaccgatttagcccatataCACTGattgtatcaagcggagagtctGAGTGATAGGCCggccggcaccggctcttgcacaagtaCTGAGAGCCGGcgtgcttgatatgacaaggcgagttattggcgcctttaaataaccaaggcCTCCCATCGTGTTTCCCGCGGCTATCGGTCCTTTGGGCCGGAATGAGCTtgttcaccta
The Stomoxys calcitrans chromosome 3, idStoCalc2.1, whole genome shotgun sequence genome window above contains:
- the LOC106080887 gene encoding probable DNA-directed RNA polymerases I and III subunit RPAC2; protein product: MGALAEVAGDENNGEGSRTFVFQDEGHTLGNALKTIISRYPDVDFCGYTIPHPTENKLHFRIQSSQGRAIDILKRGLEDLEKLCDHTIYTFENEIKQFKVPAT
- the LOC106080886 gene encoding dynactin subunit 6, translated to MPPADNNDIKIMNRSIVCEDSTLRGDITISQGCVIHPSASILAEAGPIILGENCIVEEYATIAYRLTDEQKRLKEAGNLEPLPPLVIGSNNVFEVGCVVEAQKIGDKNVFECKSYVGPEITVGNGCIVGAAVRLKCKQQLAESTVIYGRDCSQREAIDKYAYQTLQIDFLRKVLPNYHHLRKPNQDTKKARSVV